CGTCTTTGTAATCCACCTTGAGATGGTGGAAGCTGAACGTCATGGAGAGCTCGTGCTCAGAGGGCCTGGTGTAGCGCACACAGTTCTCGAGCGTGGTTGCGGCCATCTCTCCCACCGTCACCATGTCGCCGATGTCCGTGCGCTCCACGAGCTCCTTCAGGTATTCGTGAACGTGCGGCCCATCGGCGAACATGCGGCGACCCAGGCCCTCGATGTCGTCGACGAAGACCTCCGGCTTGGAGATAAGGTTCACCACGTCAAAGCGGAAGCCGGCCACACCGCGCGCCTTCCAGAAACGCACCACGTCGGCCAGTCTCTCGCGCACCTCGGGATTGGTCCAGTCGAGATCGGGTTGGCTCACGTCGTGCAGATGCAGGTACCACTTGCCGAGACGCGGCTCCCACTCCCAAGCGCTTTCACCGAAAAGGCACTTCCAGTTGGTCGGCGGCTCGCCTGGGTCGCCTGCACCCGTAGAGCCTCGACCGTCGCGCAGGATGTAGTAGCGCCGGAAACGCTCGTCGCCGGCAAGGGCCCGCTGGAACCACTCGTGCTGAGTGGAGGTGTGACAGAGCACCATATCGAGCATGATCCCCATGCCCCTGTCGCTCGCAGCCGCAACCAGCTCGTCAAAGTCGTCCATCGTACCGTAGTTCGAATCCACGGCGCAGTAGTCAGCCACGTCATAGCCATTGTCACGCTGCGGCGAGGGATAGAACGGGGTCAGCCAGAGGTAGTCCACACCCAGACGGTCAAGGTAGTCGAGCCTGCTCGTGATGCCCGGCAGGTCACCCGCACCGTCACCGTCGGTGTCGTAGAAGGACTTGATGTAGATCTGGTAGACCACGCCCTCGTGAAAGTCCCTCTTAGCCGTGCTCATGATTATTCCTCTCATGGGGGCCGGCGCGAGCTCCATCCCGGCCGACCCCCGGATCTTATCGCCGGAGGCTAGGCACGGTAGGTGACCACCGTCGTAGTGCCGGTCGTGGCCTCCATGCCAGTCAAAAACTCGATATCAGTGGCGTCGCCCGTCTCGGTGAGCACCACCGCGGTGATCGTGGAGTGCCCGGCCGCGGCAATCTTGTCCGTGGAGAAGGTCAGGAGACGCTCGCCAGCCTTCACATGCTGTCCCTGTTTGACGTTGCACACGAAGCCGTCTCCGCCCATATCAACTGTGTCGATGCCCACGTGGATAAGGACCTCCAGCCCGGAGTCGAGCGTGAGCCCGATGGCGTGGTTGGAGCCGGGCATGGTGGCCGACACGGTAGCGTCGGCAGGAGCCACCACGGTGTCTGCGCCGGCGGCGGGCTTGATGGCGATGCCGTCGCCCAAGACCTTGTTGGCGAACATGTCGTCGGGCACCTCGGAGATGGGACAGACGGTGCCGGAGAGCGGGGCGAGAAGCTCGAAGGATGCGGCCGCGGCAGTCGGAGCGACCGAGGCGGCAGCCGGAGCGGCCGCGGCAGTCGGAACGACTGCGGCGGCAGACTCGGAGGTGCCGGCGATCCCGATGGCGCGGCCATAGCGATCCTCGCTGGAGAGCCTCCTAGAACCCACCACAAAGGTCAAGGCGAAGGGGACCACGATGGCGAGGAGCATGCACAGCGTGAAGAGCGGCCAGTACTCGAACATGATGGAGAGGATGCCCGGCAGGCCGCCGACGCCGATGGAGAGCGCCTTGACGCCGAAGCCCACGCAGACCATCGCCGAGATGGAGGAACCGATCATGCCGCAGATCAGCGGAAACCTGTACTTGAGGTTGACACCGAACAAAGCAGGTTCGGTGACACCGAGGTAGCAGGAGATAAACGCGGGGATGTTGACCTGCTGGGCGCGCTCGTTGTTCCTCTGCAGCACGGACATGGCGAGCACGGAGGACCCCTGCGCGATATTGGAGAGGGCGATCATGGGCCACAGCGTTGTGTACTGCACGGTGTTGACCATCTGGGTGTCGATGGCGTTGGTCATGTGGTGCAGGCCGGTCATCACGAGCGGCGCGTAGACGGCACCGAAGATGGCGGCGAAGACCACGCGGAAGTCGGACTCCAGGCCGAACTTCACGGCATTGGCGATGGCGTCGCCGAGGGCCCAGCCGATGGGACCGACGATGGTGTGCGCGATGATGACGGCCGGCACGAGGGAGAAGAACGGCACGACAATCATGCTCACGACCTCAGGCGTGACCTTCTTGAAGAACTTCTCCAGACCCACGAGCACGAAGGCCGCGAGCAGCGCTGCGATGACTTGACCTTGGTAGCCGATCATCTGCACCTGCGCAAAGCCGAAATCCCACACGGGGATATCGGCAGCGGCGGTGTCTGCCACGGCAAAGCCGTTCAGGAGCTGTCCGGAGACGAGCGTAAGCCCCAAGATGATGCCTAGGATCTGCGTGGTGCCCATCTTCTTGGTGACGGACCAGCAGATGCCCACGGGCAGCATGTGGAACACGGCCTCGCCGATGAGCCATAGGAAATTGTATACGCCCATCCAGAACTGCGAGGTATCGGCGATGGAGAGCGTGCCGTGCTCGAGGTCGAACGCACCGCTCGCATCGAAGAAGTTGACCTCTCCGATGATGTTACGGAAGCCCAGGATGAGACCACCGCAGACGAGGGCGGGGATGAGCGGGGCGAATATCTCGCCGAGAACGCCCATCGCGCGCTGCAGCGGGTTCTGGTTGGCGCCTGCCGCCGCCTTGGCCGCGTCCTTCGAGACGCCCTCGATGCCCGAGGCGTCCGTGAACTCGTTGTAGAACGTGGACACGTCGTTGCCGATGATGACCTGGAACTGCCCGGCCTGCGTGAAGCTGCCCTTCACGCTCGGCAGCTCCTCGATGGCCGCAACGTCGGCCCTTTTCTCGTCCACCAGCACGAAGCGCATGCGCGTCATGCAATGGGTGACGGCGGAGATGTTCTCCCTGCCGCCCACGAGCCCTAGGAGCCTGCCTACGTCCTCGGTGTACTTACCCATGCAACTACCCCTTCCTTGACCCCGTCTACGTAGCTTATCCTGCATTCTCGTAATGCAACTTAACTTATTCAAATAAGTCAAAGCTCAGTGTGGCATAACTCATTTGAATAAGTTATACACAAGGCGATAAGTGCCGCGAACGGTAGGATTTTCTCGGTGACCGCATCTTATTCAAATAAGCTATACACTGAAACGACAATACACGCAGGCTGGAGGTCTGTTTCCATGAAGACGCGCTACGACGCCATCTACCACGACATCCGCGAGAGCATCGAGAACGGTGCCTTTCCCTACCAGTCATTTCTCCCTTCGGAAAGCGAACTCGTGCTCTCCTTCGCCTGCTCCCACAACACGCTGCGCCGCGCCATCGGTCTTTTGCGCGAGCAGGGATATGTCCAACCTGTCCACGGCAAGGGAGTGCGCGTGGTCTATCAAGAGCAGGGGCGGGCGACCTTCACCATCGGCGACATCGAGTCGTACAAAGAGGCGTCGGCTCGCGCTTACCTCGATACCGTCACCGATGTAGTGGAGCTCTCCCCTCTCGTCGCCACGGCGAAGCTGGCGAGAAGGACCGGCTTCGAGGAGGGTTGCGACCTCACGGCCATAGAGCGCGTACGCGTCATCGGCGGCGAACGGCTCATCCTCGACCGCAACCTCTTCCGCGCCTCTTCGGTGCCAGACCTTACGCGCGAGATCGCCGCCGCGTCGGTCTACGACTACATGGAGGACGAGCTTGGCATCACCATCGCCATGAGCAAACGTACCATCACCGTGGAGCACGCGACCAAGCATGACAGCGTCGAACTCGACCTCGACGGTTTCGACTGTCTGGCCGTTATGACGAGCCAGACCTTCGATGCTAAGGGAATCCTCATCGAGTACACCGAGTCGCGCCACCGCCCCGACCACTTCTGCTTCCGCGACACCGCCGTACGCCAAGCGGTCTAGCAAGCAAGAGGTCTGCCGGGCCGCGCTTTTGTCGGTTTTGCCGGCGCTCGCGGCCTTCTTCGCGGATTGGAACACTTCTTTGATGCGGACAGTGGCGTTTTGAGACACGTGTCCCTCTCGGCGCGCGTTTTCTCAGTTCACGTGAGCGTCGAGAAGGACAGTGTCCACTTTAATATCAAAAATTTACCAAAATCATGACGGCAATCGTGACGGAGAGGGAACCGCCGAGCTGCCCCCTTTACTCCACACCTCTCAGGTCCTGCAAGGCCCACGGTACAAGCGGGCCTTCGCGCAGGGCGCTGATGGCCTGGACGAGCGCCGTCGCGCCGCTCATGGTGGTGGCCATGTCGATCCCGCGACTCACGGCCTCGCCCCGCATCCTCATGCCGTCCCCGCGCGAGCCGCGACCGTGGGGCGTGTTGATGACGAAGGCGATCGTACCGGCGGCCATGAGGTCCACGACGTTGGGGTGCCCCTCGCTGATGGGGCGCGCGACCTCGCAGGCGATGCCCGCGGCCTTGAGCGTCTTGGCCGTCCCGCGCGTGGCCACGAGGTCGTAACCCAAGTTCGTGAGCGCGAGCGCCACCGGGGCGATCGAGCGCTTGTCACGGTCGCACACGGACACGAAGACGCTTCCGGACTGCGGGGTCTGGTAGTCGATGGCCTCGCGGGTCTTGGCGTAGGCCTTGGGGAAGGTGGCGTCGAGGCCCATGACCTCGCCGGTGGACTTCATCTCGGGACCGAGCGTGACGTCGGAGCCCGGGAAGCGCGACCACGGCATGACGGCCTCCTTGACCGCGTAGTAGCCCAGCTCGCGGTCCTCGGCCGGCAGGTCGAGGGCGGCGATCTTCTCGCCGCTCATGACGAGGGCCGCGTAGCGGGCCAGGGGCACCCCCGTGGCCTTGGACGAGAAGGGCACCGTGCGCGACGCGCGCGGGTTGAGCTCGATGACGAAGATCTGCTCGTCGCGGACGGCGTACTGGACGTTAAGGAGCCCCCTGATGCCACAGGCGAGCGCGAGGGCGCGCGTGGTCTCGCGGACGCGGGCCACGATTCTGTCGGACAGCGAGAAGGGCGGGAAGCAGCAGGCGGAGTCGCCGGAGTGGATGCCGCACTCCTCGATGTGCTCGAGGACCGCCCCCACGTAGCACTCGTCGCCGTCGCACAGGGCGTCGACGTCGAGCTCGATGGCGTCCTCGAGAAACGCGTCGAGGTAGACGGGGTGGTCCGGGGAGACCCTGGCGGCCTCGGCCATGTAGCGCACGAGGTCCTCGTCGTCGTAGACGATGCCCATGCCGCGCCCCCCGAGCACGTAGCTCGGGCGCACGAGCAGCGGGTAGCCCACGCGCCGGGCGACCGCGCGGGCGTCGTCGGCGGTCTCGGCCGTGGACGAGGGCGGGTAGGCGACCTGGAGGCGGTCGAGCAGGCTCGCAAAGCGGTCGCGGTCCTCGGCGAGGTCGATGGCCTCGGGCTGGGTGCCCATGATGGGGACGCCCGCGGCCTTGAGCCGGCCCGCCAGATTGATCGGCGTCTGACCGCCCAGGGTCACGATGACGCCCACGGGGCGCTCGACCTCGATGACGTTCATGACGTCCTCGAAGGTGAGCGGCTCGAAGTAGAGGCGGTCGGAGGTGTCGTAGTCCGTAGAGACCGTCTCGGGGTTGCAGTTGACCATGACGGTCTCGTAGCCCCGGGCGGCGAGCGCGTAGGAGGCGTGGACGCAGCAGTAGTCAAACTCGATGCCCTGGCCGATGCGGTTGGGGCCGGCCGACAAGATGACCACGCGCGGCCGCGCGGCCTCGTGAAACTCGCTCGTGCCGCCGGCCACGTAGGTCAGGTAGTGATAGCTCGTGCGCGCCGCGAACTCGCCGGCGCAAGTGTCCACGGTCTTGACGCAGGGGCGCACGCCCAGGACCTCGCGCACCGCGCGGACCGTGTCCTCGCGCTGTCCCGTAAGGTAGGCGAGCTGCGCGTCAGAGAAGCCAAGCTGCTTGGCGGCCATCATGCGTGCGGCGTCGAGCCCCGCCAGGCCGCGCGCAGAGATGGCCTGCTCGGCACGGACGACGTCGGCGATGCGGTTGAGGAACCACCGGTCAATGCGGGTGAGCTCGGAGACGCGCTCGACGCCCCATCCGCGCCTCAAGGCCTCGGCCACGTAGAGGATGCGCTCGGGCGTGGGCGTGGCCACACGCTCCTCGAAGCGCTCCTCGTCGAAGTCACCCGAGCCGTCGGCCCCCAGGCCGGCGTGGCCCTGCTCCAGCGAGCGGACGGCCTTCTGCAGGGCCTCCTCGAAGGTGGTGCCGATGGCCATGACCTCGCCGACGGCCTTCATGCGCGTGGTGAGCGTGTCGTCGGCGCCCTTGAACTTCTCGAAGGCGAAGCGCGGGATCTTGACCACGCAGTAATCGATCGATGGCTCGAAGCAAGCCGGGGTCTCGCGCGTGATGTCGTTCTCGATCTCGTCGAGGGTGTAGCCCACCGAGAGCAGGGCCGCCATCTTGGCGATGGGAAAGCCCGTGGCCTTGGAGGCCAGGGCGCTGGAGCGCGAGACGCGCGGGTTCATCTCGATGACCAGGACGCGGCCGTCGTCCGGGTTGACGGCGAACTGCACGTTGGAGCCGCCGCAGGCCACGCCCACGCGCTCCAGGACGGCGATCGAGTAGTCGCGCAGGCGCTGGAGCTCGAAGTCGTTCAGGGTCTGGCAGGGGGCCACGGTAATCGAGTCGCCGGTGTGCACGCCCATGGGGTCGAGGTTCTCGATGGAGCAGATCACGACGCCGTTGCCGGCGGAGTCGCGCATGACCTCCATCTCGATCTCCTTCCAGCCCTCGACGCTCTGCTCCACGAGGACCTCGCCCTCCGGGGAGAGCGAGATGCCCTCGCCGGCAATGCGCACGAGGTCGTCATGGTCGTAGGCCATGCCGCCGCCGGCGCCGCCGAGGGTGAAGGCCGGGCGGACCACGACCGGGTAGCCCAGCTCTTTGGCGATCCTCTCGCAGTCCTCGATCGAGTGGGCCACGCCGGAGCGGGCGACCTCCAGGCCGATGTCGCGCATGGCCTCCGCGAACAGCTCGCGGTCCTCGCCGGTGTTGATGGAGTCGATGTCGCAGCCGATGACCTCCACGCCAAAGCGCTCGAGCACGCCGGCCTTGGCCAGGGCGACCGCGCAGTTGAGGCCAGTCTGGCCGCCCATGTTGGGCAGGAGGGCGTCCGGGCGCTCGCGCTCGATGACCTTGGCCACGGAGGCGACGGTGATGGGCTCGACGTAGGTGCGGTCGGCCGCCTCGGGGTCGGTCATGATCGTGGCGGGGTTGGAGTTCACGAGCACGACCTCGTAGCCCTCGGCACGCAGGGCGCGGCAGGCCTGGGTGCCGGAGTAGTCGAACTCGCAGGCCTGGCCGATAACGATCGGGCCGGAGCCGATGATCAGGACCTTCTTGATGTCTGTGCGCCTGGGCATCTAGAAGCGCCTCCCCTCTCGGACGTCAATGGCAAGGTAGTCCTGCTCGCCGCGCATGAGGCGGGCGAACGCCGCGAAGGCGTAGGCGGAGTCGTTGGGACCCGGCTTGGCCTCGGGGTGGTACTGCAGCGAGAAGGCCGGGACGTCCAGGAACTGGATGCCCTCCGGCGTGCCGTCGTTAAGGTTAACGTGGGTGAGGCGCACGCGACCGTAGCGCTTGTTCATGACGACCGGCGCCATCCGGCGCTGGCTCCAGAAGCGCAGGTCGCGTGGGTGCTCGCTCACGTCGTCGGAGAGCTCGGGGACCAGCGGGCCGAAGGTCGAGAAGACCGGGCCGTAGTTATGGTTCTGCGCCGTGATCTCGACCTTGCCGGTGAGCAGGTTCATCACGGGCTCGTTGCCGCCGTGGTGGCCGTACGGGAGCTTCTCGATGTGCGCGCCGGCGGCCAGCGAGATGACCTGGTTGCCCAGGCAGATGCCAAAGACGGGAACCTTCCCCAGGCAGGCGCGAACGGCCTCGACCACCGCCGGCACGCTCTGGGGGTCGCCGGGGCCGTTGGAGAAGAACACGCCGTCAGGGGCGCTGGCCAGGACGTCTGCGGCGGGGGTGTCCCAGGGCACGACCGTAACCTCGCAGCCCGCGGCCGCGAGGCGCCGGACGATGCCGGACTTCTCGCCGCAGTCGTAGGCGACGACGCGCAGGGGGCGCTCTGACGCGTTGCTAGCCGTGCGGGCGCCGACCACGTGGCTCCGGGCGCAGGAGACGTCGGCCACGTAGTTGTGCTGGGAGATGGGGGCGCTGGCGCGCACGCGCGCCACGAGGCTCTCGGGATCCAGGTCAGTCGTGGAGAGGGCGGCTCGCATGGCACCGCCCTCGCGGATGGCCAGGGTGAGGGCGCGGGTGTCCACGTCCTCGATGGCCACGACCCCGCGGCTGGAAAGAAACTCCGGCAGGCTCAAGACGGACTGCCAGTTGCTCGGTGTGTAGCACAGGTCGTGGACGACGAGGCCGGCGAGGTGGAGCTCGTCGGCCTGCATGTCCCTCTCGTTGATGCCGTAGTTGCCCACCTGCGGGTAGGTCAGCGTGACGAGCTGGCCCGCGTAGGACGGGTCGCTCACGATCTCCTGGTAGCCCACCATCGAGGTGTTGAAGACGATCTCCCCGAAGGTCTCGCCCTCGGCCCCGGCGCTTCGCCCAAAGAAGTGGGTCCCGTCCTCGAGCGCGAGAAGCGCCCTGGGATGCGCGCCCTCATCGACCAGTAGGTTCACAGCAACACCGCCCTTTCAGCCCTGCGCCCAGAGGAGCGCTCGCCTCCCTATGAAAAACGGAGCACCGCCGGGGGCGGAGACTCCGAATAAGGCAGCGACGACTCTGTTGTGGACGCCTTTTCGGTCTCTCGTACCGTCTTAAAGGTCGTGGGTAGCATACCAGCTCAAGCGTTATTCGAAAAGCGCCGCAACGCTTTCGTAAAGAACGGGCGCGCGCGTCTCAGAGCCCCCCCCGGGGGGGCCGGCCCCGGTTCTTTGAACGCTACCGACAGTTGAGGGGCGCGTTTCTCGCTTGGAACTGCCGATGGCACTCAAAGAACGACGGAGGTGGGGCACGGCCGATACGGGGAGGGCTCCTAGCAGACCCCCTGGGCCATCATGGCGTCGGCGACCTTGAGGAAGCCGGCGATGTTGGCGCCAAAGACGAGGTTGCCCTCGTGACCGTAGGTCTTGGCAGCCGCGCTAGCGGAGGCGTAGATGTCGGCCATGATGTCCTCGAGCTTCTCGTCCACCTCGTCGAAGGTCCAGGAGAGGTGCCCGGCGTTCTGGGACATCTCGAGGCCCGAGACCGCGACGCCGCCGGCGTTGGCGGCCTTGCCGGGGGCGAAGGAGACTCCCTCGTCGATCAGGTAATCAATGGCCTCCGGCGCGGTGGGCATGTTGGCGCCCTCGACCACGTAGGAGCAGCCGTTGCGAACAAGCGCCCGGGCGTCGTCGAGGAGGAGCTCGTTTTGCGTGGCGCACGGCATAGCGACGTCGCAGGCCTCGGCCCAGGGGCGCTCCCCCTCGTGGTAGACGGCCGAGGGCCGCGCGGCCACGTACTCGCTCAGACGGGCGCGGCGAACCTCCTTGACGTCCTTGAGCAGAGCGACGTCGATGCCCTCAGGGTCAAAGACGTAGCCGCTGGAGTCGGAGACGGTCACGACCCTGCCACCGAGCTCCGAGGCCTTCTGGGCGGCGTAGATGGCCACGTTGCCGGATCCGGACAGGGCGAGGGTCTTGCCGGCGAGCTTCTCGCCACGCTCGGCCATCATGTGGCTCAGGAAGTAGACCGCGCCGTAGCCGGTGGCCTCCGTGCGGGCGAGCGAGCCGCCAAAGGAGAGGCCCTTGCCCGTGAGGACGCCAGACCACTCGTTGCGCAGGCGCTTGTACTGCCCGAAGAGGTAGCCGATCTCGCGCGCGCCCACGCCGATGTCGCCGGCGGGGATGTCGGTGTTGGGGCCGATGTGGCGGTAGAGCTCGCACATGAAGCTCTGACAGAAGGCCATGACCTCGCGGTCGGACTTGCCCTTGGGGTCGAAGTCGGAGCCGCCCTTGCCACCGCCCATGGGCAACGTGGTGAGCGAGTTCTTGAACGTCTGCTCGAAGCCGAGGAACTTGAGGATCGAGAGGTTCACGGATGGGTGCAGGCGCAGACCGCCCTTGTAGGGCCCGATCGCCGAGTTGAACTCGACGCGATACCCACGGTTGACCTGCACCGCGCCGGCTTCGTCGACCCAGGGGACGCGGAAGATGACGACACGCTCGGGCTCGACGAGGCGCTCGAGAATGGCCGCCCGCTCGTACTCGGGATGGGCGTCGAGCGCGGGCTGCAGCGTACCTAGGACCCTGTCGGCCGCCTCTATGAACTCGGGCTCGTTGGCGTAGCGCTCCTCGAGCTCCCTCAGGACCCTCTCGGAATATGTCATGTGCACTCCTCTAGTCAGCTTGCCTCCGGGAACCCGTCCCAGAAAGCCCAGATGAGAATAGGTTCGAACGCCGGGGGCGCGCAAAGGGGCACCCGATGCGTAACGATATCGAACCTGATGCGAAATCTCTCGTACACACGCGTCTCTCGCCACCGACGCAGGCCATGCCGCACCCTTTGGCAAGCTGGGAGGCACCACGAGCTGGCTCATATCTAAAAAGAAACAGGCCAGACCAAAACCCATGGTCTGACCTGCTATTTTAGTGGAGCGGCGGACGGGACTCGAACCCGCAACAATCAGCTTGGAAGGCTGACGCTCTACCAATTGAACTACCGCCGCACTGGTCGGGGCGACTGGATTCGAACCAGCGACCCTCTGCTCCCAAAGCAGATGCGCTACCAAGCTGCGCTACGCCCCGGTACCGCTCGAAAGAGTATAGGCGAGAAGCCTTCTCGCAGCAAGCCCGTTTCGCAGCTCGCGCAAGCGCATGGGCCGCGCGTAGAATGGAGTCCCCGGCCTCCCGAGAAAGGCTCTCCATGGCAGACTCCCCGCTCGGTCGCACGCTTCTTGTCGCCAACCCCGCCGCGCGCAGCGGACACGGGGCGGCGGGCACCGACTTCGCCGAGCGCTTCCTTTCCTCCTGGCCCGCGGCGACCGAAGGATACGACGTCCGTCGCACCTCCG
This is a stretch of genomic DNA from Thermophilibacter immobilis. It encodes these proteins:
- a CDS encoding alpha,alpha-phosphotrehalase, with the protein product MSTAKRDFHEGVVYQIYIKSFYDTDGDGAGDLPGITSRLDYLDRLGVDYLWLTPFYPSPQRDNGYDVADYCAVDSNYGTMDDFDELVAAASDRGMGIMLDMVLCHTSTQHEWFQRALAGDERFRRYYILRDGRGSTGAGDPGEPPTNWKCLFGESAWEWEPRLGKWYLHLHDVSQPDLDWTNPEVRERLADVVRFWKARGVAGFRFDVVNLISKPEVFVDDIEGLGRRMFADGPHVHEYLKELVERTDIGDMVTVGEMAATTLENCVRYTRPSEHELSMTFSFHHLKVDYKDGRKWELMPADIGRLRDILHTWQEGMQAGGGWNALFWDNHDQPRAITRFGGREAVGERGGSWEKVGKMLAVCDHLMQGTPYIYQGDELGMTNPGYTSIEQFDDVESLSYYNIMLDAGKTVEEALHVVNERSRDNCRTPMQWTAGERAGFTTGIPWLTVPASAEKVNADAEVGVEGSMFEFYRALVRLRHEDAVVSRGAVHFLGAGATADKVIAFERTLGEERLVVVCSFDEGRCTVSTDGLALEGYARLLGNYDDEPVCDGGVLALRPYEAVVYRR
- the treP gene encoding PTS system trehalose-specific EIIBC component, with amino-acid sequence MGKYTEDVGRLLGLVGGRENISAVTHCMTRMRFVLVDEKRADVAAIEELPSVKGSFTQAGQFQVIIGNDVSTFYNEFTDASGIEGVSKDAAKAAAGANQNPLQRAMGVLGEIFAPLIPALVCGGLILGFRNIIGEVNFFDASGAFDLEHGTLSIADTSQFWMGVYNFLWLIGEAVFHMLPVGICWSVTKKMGTTQILGIILGLTLVSGQLLNGFAVADTAAADIPVWDFGFAQVQMIGYQGQVIAALLAAFVLVGLEKFFKKVTPEVVSMIVVPFFSLVPAVIIAHTIVGPIGWALGDAIANAVKFGLESDFRVVFAAIFGAVYAPLVMTGLHHMTNAIDTQMVNTVQYTTLWPMIALSNIAQGSSVLAMSVLQRNNERAQQVNIPAFISCYLGVTEPALFGVNLKYRFPLICGMIGSSISAMVCVGFGVKALSIGVGGLPGILSIMFEYWPLFTLCMLLAIVVPFALTFVVGSRRLSSEDRYGRAIGIAGTSESAAAVVPTAAAAPAAASVAPTAAAASFELLAPLSGTVCPISEVPDDMFANKVLGDGIAIKPAAGADTVVAPADATVSATMPGSNHAIGLTLDSGLEVLIHVGIDTVDMGGDGFVCNVKQGQHVKAGERLLTFSTDKIAAAGHSTITAVVLTETGDATDIEFLTGMEATTGTTTVVTYRA
- a CDS encoding UTRA domain-containing protein, with the protein product MKTRYDAIYHDIRESIENGAFPYQSFLPSESELVLSFACSHNTLRRAIGLLREQGYVQPVHGKGVRVVYQEQGRATFTIGDIESYKEASARAYLDTVTDVVELSPLVATAKLARRTGFEEGCDLTAIERVRVIGGERLILDRNLFRASSVPDLTREIAAASVYDYMEDELGITIAMSKRTITVEHATKHDSVELDLDGFDCLAVMTSQTFDAKGILIEYTESRHRPDHFCFRDTAVRQAV
- the carB gene encoding carbamoyl-phosphate synthase large subunit, translated to MPRRTDIKKVLIIGSGPIVIGQACEFDYSGTQACRALRAEGYEVVLVNSNPATIMTDPEAADRTYVEPITVASVAKVIERERPDALLPNMGGQTGLNCAVALAKAGVLERFGVEVIGCDIDSINTGEDRELFAEAMRDIGLEVARSGVAHSIEDCERIAKELGYPVVVRPAFTLGGAGGGMAYDHDDLVRIAGEGISLSPEGEVLVEQSVEGWKEIEMEVMRDSAGNGVVICSIENLDPMGVHTGDSITVAPCQTLNDFELQRLRDYSIAVLERVGVACGGSNVQFAVNPDDGRVLVIEMNPRVSRSSALASKATGFPIAKMAALLSVGYTLDEIENDITRETPACFEPSIDYCVVKIPRFAFEKFKGADDTLTTRMKAVGEVMAIGTTFEEALQKAVRSLEQGHAGLGADGSGDFDEERFEERVATPTPERILYVAEALRRGWGVERVSELTRIDRWFLNRIADVVRAEQAISARGLAGLDAARMMAAKQLGFSDAQLAYLTGQREDTVRAVREVLGVRPCVKTVDTCAGEFAARTSYHYLTYVAGGTSEFHEAARPRVVILSAGPNRIGQGIEFDYCCVHASYALAARGYETVMVNCNPETVSTDYDTSDRLYFEPLTFEDVMNVIEVERPVGVIVTLGGQTPINLAGRLKAAGVPIMGTQPEAIDLAEDRDRFASLLDRLQVAYPPSSTAETADDARAVARRVGYPLLVRPSYVLGGRGMGIVYDDEDLVRYMAEAARVSPDHPVYLDAFLEDAIELDVDALCDGDECYVGAVLEHIEECGIHSGDSACCFPPFSLSDRIVARVRETTRALALACGIRGLLNVQYAVRDEQIFVIELNPRASRTVPFSSKATGVPLARYAALVMSGEKIAALDLPAEDRELGYYAVKEAVMPWSRFPGSDVTLGPEMKSTGEVMGLDATFPKAYAKTREAIDYQTPQSGSVFVSVCDRDKRSIAPVALALTNLGYDLVATRGTAKTLKAAGIACEVARPISEGHPNVVDLMAAGTIAFVINTPHGRGSRGDGMRMRGEAVSRGIDMATTMSGATALVQAISALREGPLVPWALQDLRGVE
- the carA gene encoding glutamine-hydrolyzing carbamoyl-phosphate synthase small subunit produces the protein MNLLVDEGAHPRALLALEDGTHFFGRSAGAEGETFGEIVFNTSMVGYQEIVSDPSYAGQLVTLTYPQVGNYGINERDMQADELHLAGLVVHDLCYTPSNWQSVLSLPEFLSSRGVVAIEDVDTRALTLAIREGGAMRAALSTTDLDPESLVARVRASAPISQHNYVADVSCARSHVVGARTASNASERPLRVVAYDCGEKSGIVRRLAAAGCEVTVVPWDTPAADVLASAPDGVFFSNGPGDPQSVPAVVEAVRACLGKVPVFGICLGNQVISLAAGAHIEKLPYGHHGGNEPVMNLLTGKVEITAQNHNYGPVFSTFGPLVPELSDDVSEHPRDLRFWSQRRMAPVVMNKRYGRVRLTHVNLNDGTPEGIQFLDVPAFSLQYHPEAKPGPNDSAYAFAAFARLMRGEQDYLAIDVREGRRF
- the gdhA gene encoding NADP-specific glutamate dehydrogenase — translated: MTYSERVLRELEERYANEPEFIEAADRVLGTLQPALDAHPEYERAAILERLVEPERVVIFRVPWVDEAGAVQVNRGYRVEFNSAIGPYKGGLRLHPSVNLSILKFLGFEQTFKNSLTTLPMGGGKGGSDFDPKGKSDREVMAFCQSFMCELYRHIGPNTDIPAGDIGVGAREIGYLFGQYKRLRNEWSGVLTGKGLSFGGSLARTEATGYGAVYFLSHMMAERGEKLAGKTLALSGSGNVAIYAAQKASELGGRVVTVSDSSGYVFDPEGIDVALLKDVKEVRRARLSEYVAARPSAVYHEGERPWAEACDVAMPCATQNELLLDDARALVRNGCSYVVEGANMPTAPEAIDYLIDEGVSFAPGKAANAGGVAVSGLEMSQNAGHLSWTFDEVDEKLEDIMADIYASASAAAKTYGHEGNLVFGANIAGFLKVADAMMAQGVC